Proteins from a genomic interval of Medicago truncatula cultivar Jemalong A17 chromosome 3, MtrunA17r5.0-ANR, whole genome shotgun sequence:
- the LOC25490854 gene encoding kunitz-type trypsin inhibitor-like 2 protein, producing MKPSLLTFSFLLLFVFSLAFSTLVDEQVVVDTNGNPIFPGGRYYLMPPIFGAAGGGVKLGHDTESSTCPVAVFQDYSEVVNGLQVKFIIPGISPGIIFTGTTLNISFVEKPQCVESSIWAIVAGWPAWIGIGGDEDHQESEILTGKFNIQKHGLGYKFVFCPTYTIPPGSCYDIVKIDDVNGRRLILPMDDVSAPFEFVLFDAGDATRNSVV from the coding sequence ATGAAGCCTTCACTACTtaccttctcttttcttcttctctttgtaTTTTCATTAGCCTTTAGTACACTAGTTGATGAACAAGTAGTAGTGGACACAAATGGAAACCCTATTTTCCCTGGTGGGAGATACTATCTCATGCCACCTATCTTTGGAGCAGCAGGTGGTGGAGTAAAGCTTGGTCATGATACAGAAAGCTCAACATGTCCAGTTGCAGTATTTCAAGATTATTCTGAGGTTGTGAATGGCCTACAAGTGAAATTTATCATACCAGGAATAAGCCCTGGTATAATCTTTACAGGAACTACACTCAATATTTCATTTGTAGAGAAGCCTCAGTGTGTTGAATCCTCTATTTGGGCTATAGTTGCTGGTTGGCCTGCATGGATAGGTATTGGtggtgatgaagatcatcaagAATCTGAAATCCTAACTGGGAAGTTTAACATTCAGAAACATGGTTTGGGGTACAAGTTTGTATTTTGTCCAACCTATACTATCCCACCTGGTTCTTGTTATGATATTGTGAAGATTGATGATGTGAATGGAAGACGTTTGATCCTTCCTATGGATGATGTCAGTGCTCCCTTTGAATTTGTGTTATTTGATGCTGGTGATGCCACTAGAAATTCTGTAGtttga
- the LOC25490856 gene encoding nudC domain-containing protein 2 isoform X3 — protein MAEKLAPEKRHIFLHNGQKVFEWDQTLDEVNIYINLPPNVHSKLFYCTIQSKHIELGIKGNPPFLNHDLTSPVKTDSSFWTLEDDIMHITLNKRDKGQTWPSPILGQGQLDAYSTDLEQKRLMLQRFQEENPGFDFSQAQFSGNCPDPRTFMGGIRSD, from the exons ATGGCAGAAAAATTGGCACCAGAAAAGCGTCACATATTCCTCCACAACG GTCAAAAAGTGTTCGAATGGGATCAAACTTTAGATGAGGTCAATATTTACATCAATCTTCCTCCAAATGTTCATTCCAAGCTATTTTACTGTACGATTCAGTCCAAGCATATTGAACTTGGTATCAAAGGCAATCCTCCATTTCTCAAT cATGATCTTACTTCTCCGGTGAAGACAGATTCTTCTTTTTGGACTTTAG AGGACGACATAATGCATATAACTTTGAATAAGAGAGACAAGGGTCAAACATGGCCTTCTCCCATATTAGGTCAAGGTCAGTTGGATGCTTACTCTACCGATCTTGAACAGAAACGCCTCATGCTTCAGAGATTTCAAGAAGAG AACCCGGGTTTTGATTTTTCACAAGCTCAATTTAGTGGAAACTGTCCTGATCCGAGGACCTTCATGGGTGGAATTCGATCAGATTGA
- the LOC25490856 gene encoding uncharacterized N-acetyltransferase p20 isoform X2, translated as MAMNLSRITLRPFELSDVDDFMLVVGDDRVTNYTRRKSFVSREQALCYIQDVCIPHPWTRSICIDNQTIGFISISPAGSGDDDDRCRAEIGYALAANYWGQGICTQAVKVAVSQVFKDIPDLVRIQAFVSMENQASQRVLEKNPGFDFSQAQFSGNCPDPRTFMGGIRSD; from the exons ATGGCGATGAACTTGTCAAGAATCACCCTGCGGCCATTCGAATTGAGTGACGTGGACGATTTCATGTTAGTAGTAGGTGATGATAGAGTGACAAACTATACTAGACGGAAAAGTTTTGTTTCAAGAGAACAAGCTTTGTGTTACATTCAAGATGTGTGCATTCCTCACCCTTGGACTCGATCCATATGCATTGACAATCAAACTATCGGATTCATATCAATTTCTCCAGCTGGAtctggtgatgatgatgataggtGCAGGGCTGAGATTGGCTATGCTTTAGCTGCTAACTATTGGGGTCAAGGTATATGCACCCAAGCAGTGAAAGTTGCTGTATCACAAGTTTTCAAGGATATCCCTGATTTGGTTAGGATACAAGCTTTTGTTTCTATGGAGAATCAAGCTTCTCAGAGGGTCTTGGAAAAG AACCCGGGTTTTGATTTTTCACAAGCTCAATTTAGTGGAAACTGTCCTGATCCGAGGACCTTCATGGGTGGAATTCGATCAGATTGA
- the LOC25490856 gene encoding uncharacterized N-acetyltransferase p20 isoform X1: protein MAMNLSRITLRPFELSDVDDFMLVVGDDRVTNYTRRKSFVSREQALCYIQDVCIPHPWTRSICIDNQTIGFISISPAGSGDDDDRCRAEIGYALAANYWGQGICTQAVKVAVSQVFKDIPDLVRIQAFVSMENQASQRVLEKVGFLREGILRKYSYVKGIVKDVAMFSLLSEDTHSLQ from the coding sequence ATGGCGATGAACTTGTCAAGAATCACCCTGCGGCCATTCGAATTGAGTGACGTGGACGATTTCATGTTAGTAGTAGGTGATGATAGAGTGACAAACTATACTAGACGGAAAAGTTTTGTTTCAAGAGAACAAGCTTTGTGTTACATTCAAGATGTGTGCATTCCTCACCCTTGGACTCGATCCATATGCATTGACAATCAAACTATCGGATTCATATCAATTTCTCCAGCTGGAtctggtgatgatgatgataggtGCAGGGCTGAGATTGGCTATGCTTTAGCTGCTAACTATTGGGGTCAAGGTATATGCACCCAAGCAGTGAAAGTTGCTGTATCACAAGTTTTCAAGGATATCCCTGATTTGGTTAGGATACAAGCTTTTGTTTCTATGGAGAATCAAGCTTCTCAGAGGGTCTTGGAAAAGGTTGGGTTCCTTAGGGAGGGTATACTCAGAAAGTATTCATATGTCAAAGGGATAGTTAAGGATGTAGCTATGTTTAGCCTTTTGTCAGAGGACACTCATTCTCTACAGTAA
- the LOC25490858 gene encoding 3-oxo-Delta(4,5)-steroid 5-beta-reductase — translation MKMEATKEKNNVAIIFGVTGLVGRELAKKLVLESSWKVYGIARNNQETQPNILSSPNYNFISCDLLNPLETQKKLSSLQDVTHAFWVTWASQFPLDTQESCDQNKAMMSNALDSLLTNAKNLKHVSLQTGTKHYISLQAPFDEQKKLYYYNEEFPRVSRGSNFYYALEDLLMEKLNGKIHWSVHRPGLILGNSIRSFYNFMGSLCVYGSICKHLKIPFVFGGTKKCWEEPYIDGSDARLVADQHIWSTTKSAIVSNNGQAFNSINGPSFTWKEIWPIVGKKLGVIVPQEMFVENFWYSKAMIEKQQVWQEIVEENGLVQTKIENLASWEFLDALFRFPIKLMGSRDKVDDLGFGARYRTLNSILYWIDCMRDEKVIP, via the coding sequence ATGAAAATGGAAGCTACAAAGGAGAAAAATAATGTTGCCATAATCTTTGGGGTCACCGGACTTGTTGGGAGAGAGTTAGCTAAAAAACTAGTTTTAGAATCTTCTTGGAAAGTTTATGGTATAGCTAGAAATAATCAAGAGACACAACCAAACATCCTTTCAAGCCCTAATTACAATTTCATCTCTTGTGATTTGCTTAACCCTTTAGAAACTCAAAAGAAGCTATCTTCATTACAAGATGTGACACATGCATTTTGGGTCACATGGGCTAGCCAATTTCCATTAGACACACAAGAGAGTTGTGACCAAAACAAAGCCATGATGTCAAATGCTTTGGATTCTTTGCTCACAAATGCAAAGAATCTAAAACATGTTTCACTTCAAACAGGTACAAAGCACTATATATCACTTCAAGCTCCTTTTGATGAACAAAAGAAATTGTATTATTACAATGAAGAATTTCCAAGAGTGAGTAGAGGCTCAAATTTCTACTATGCATTGGAGGATTTGCTTATGGAGAAATTAAATGGTAAGATTCATTGGTCAGTGCATAGGCCTGGTTTAATATTAGGAAATTCAATTAgatcattttataattttatgggTAGTTTGTGTGTTTATGGGTCTATTTGTAAACATTTGAAGATCCCTTTTGTGTTTGGTGGAACAAAAAAGTGTTGGGAGGAGCCTTACATCGATGGATCTGATGCTAGGCTTGTAGCTGATCAACATATTTGGTCAACTACAAAAAGTGCTATAGTTTCTAATAATGGACAAgcttttaattcaattaatggCCCAAGTTTTACTTGGAAGGAAATTTGGCCAATTGTTGGGAAAAAACTAGGGGTTATAGTTCCTCAAGAAATGTTTGTGGAAAATTTTTGGTATTCAAAAGCTATGATTGAGAAGCAACAAGTTTGGCAAGAGATTGTGGAAGAAAATGGGTTGgttcaaacaaaaattgaaaatttagcTAGTTGGGAATTTTTAGATGCTTTATTTAGATTCCCTATTAAACTTATGGGGAGTAGAGATAAAGTTGATGATCTTGGTTTTGGAGCAAGGTATAGGACATTGAATTCAATATTGTATTGGATTGATTGTATGAGAGATGAGAAGGTGATTCCTtaa
- the LOC25490859 gene encoding uncharacterized protein, which translates to MLIPHKQKQSMIIPTSSMLGHHHTHNNSVKRRSPSSSSPHQPSSKKHSFDASNLTRNGFSAITLPFSLRGNALRCCVADPCTLPDQAMPVKGSSTALPPLPPIRRCISEVIDPLEVKEAVACYLNSAEKTTPESDSMRLKRMKDRLKEMKKVWDEVMEDEEENEKEQEQEEEPSPDAEDEKDEKEQEEEHSLNSFVAEDEKVISQDELGNDYEEAVSVEWVDKCLSLTFKCPCSKGYEVLICANNCYYKLV; encoded by the exons ATGTTGATCCCTCACAAACAGAAACAATCCATGATTATTCCAACATCATCAATGCTTGGTCATCATCACACTCACAACAACTCTGTCAAACGCCgttcaccatcatcatcttctccTCACCAACCATCATCCAAGAAGCATTCTTTCGACGCAAGCAATCTCACCCGTAATGGCTTCTCCGCCATTACACTTCCTTTCAGTCTTCGTGGTAATGCTCTTCGCTGCTGTGTCGCTGATCCATGCACCTTGCCGGATCAAGCTATGCCGGTTAAAGGGTCGTCGACTGCTTTGCCGCCTCTGCCTCCGATCAGGAGATGTATATCTGAAGTTATTGATCCTTTGGAGGTTAAAGAAGCAGTTGCTTGTTATTTGAACTCTGCTGAAAAAACCACCCCTGAATCTGATTCAATG aGGCTTAAAAGGATGAAGGATCGGttaaaagaaatgaagaaagtGTGGGATGAAGTTATGGAAGAcgaggaagaaaatgaaaaagaacaagaacaagaagaagagcCCTCTCCTGATgctgaagatgaaaaagatgaaaaagaacaagaagaagagcACTCTCTTAACTCTTTTGTTGCTGAAGATGAAAAAGTCATATCTCAG GATGAATTGGGAAATGATTATGAAGAAGCTGTTAGTGTAGAGTGGGTTGATAAGTGTTTAAGCCTTACTTTCAAGTGTCCATGTAGCAAGGGATATGAGGTTCTAATCTGTGCAAACAATTGTTACTACAAGTTGGTGTAG
- the LOC25490860 gene encoding ABC transporter G family member 31, with amino-acid sequence MLGVDYDGVESREHSFARASNADWVEEDEEELQMFALLRLPTEKRVNLALMRKPSSRNSSMSNKTKGRMEQIDVRKLNRVYREHLVKEALATNEQDNYKLLSAIKERYNRVGMEVPNIEVRFTNLKIGAEVQIGTRALPTLTNYTRDGLEGILTSLGIGRPKRHSLTILNDINGVIKPGRMTLLLGPPGSGKSTLLLALAGKLASNLKKSGNITYNGHEQKQFCIQRASAYISQIDDHIGELTVRETFDFANRCQGSNDAELLKNLESLEKEKKVMPSPEIDAFMKAASVGGKKHNVMTDYILKVLGLDVCSDTVVGSDMIRGISGGQKKRVTTGEMIVGPRKALFMDEISTGLDSSTTFQIVKCIRNFVHEMEATVLMALLQPAPETFDLFDDLILLSDGHIVYQGPIEHVVEFFESLSFKLPPRKGVADFLQEVTSKKDQAQYWADSSKPYKFIPVPEIAEAFKNSKFGKSMEAMYTAPYDKSKSHPSALPKNHFAVSNWDLFKSCLSREWTLVCRNSFLYIFRTCQVILVGLIASTMYLHVKTYPKNELSGNLYMSALFYALVHMLFNGTTELSLLIFRLPVFYKQRGNLFYPAWAWTLSTWILQFPYSIVESVAWTGVVYYIIGFAPAPGRFFRYMLLLLMVHQMALGLFRLTAAIGRDMVVANTGGSGVLMILFLLGGFIIPLDMIKPWWKWGYWLSPLNYGQRAISVNEFLATRWSEPSALGNDTVGRNILKTYNLPTEDYWYWFSMGMFVLYTLFFNIFTTLALTYLDPIKKPKAITEDEVEDSEKSSESNAKESKSKGMILPFEPLTMTFHNVNYYVDMPQEIKKQGVTESRLKLLSKVSGVFAPGVLTALMGSSGAGKTTLMDVLAGRKTGGYIEGDIKISGYPKVQATFARIAGYVEQNDIHSPQMTVEESLWFSASLRLQKEASKEKKQEFVEQVMKLVELDSLRHAMVGMAGVSGLSTEQRKRLTIAVELVANPSIIFMDEPTSGLDARAAAIVMRTVRNTVDTGRTVVCTIHQPSIDIFEAFDELLLMKRGGQVIYGGKIGNQSNVMIKYFQSISGISPIPSDYNPATWMLEVTTLAIEEKLGVDFANVYENSDQFRTVEASIRKYEEPSPGSEPLKFDTLYSQNTCSQLHKCLWKQNILYWRNPSYNAIRMLFTIICALVMGSIFWRIGVKRESTQQVMVTMGAIFSSLLFVGVKNATSVQPVVSVERTVFYREKAAGMYSPIAYAAAQGLVEIPYQFVQTIIYGVITYFMMGFENNVGKFLIYLVFMFLTFTYFTFYGIMAIGVTPTQHLAAVTSSAFYSLWNLVAGFMVPKPYIPTYWLWFHYLCPLSWTLRGILTSQFGDVEDIIEGPGFKGSVKQYLSVSLGYDETINGVSSVLISAIVLVFFTMLFFGCFAFSVKVFNFQRR; translated from the exons ATGTTAGGGGTTGATTATGATGGGGTTGAATCAAGGGAGCATTCATTTGCAAGGGCATCAAATGCAGATTgggttgaagaagatgaagaagaactTCAAATGTTTGCGCTCTTAAGGTTACCTACGGAAAAACGTGTCAATTTGGCATTGATGAGGAAACCATCTTCTCGCAACTCATCAATGTCAAATAAAACCAAAGGTAGAATGGAACAGATCGATGTAAGAAAGTTGAATCGTGTTTATCGTGAACATCTTGTGAAGGAAGCCTTGGCCACCAATGAACAAGATAATTATAAGCTTCTTTCTGCCATCAAGGAACGATACAATAG ggtaggaatggaggttccAAACATTGAAGTGAGATTCACAAACTTGAAAATTGGAGCTGAGGTTCAAATTGGGACAAGAGCTCTACCAACTTTGACCAATTACACACGAGATGGCCTTGAG GGAATTTTAACCAGTTTGGGGATAGGTCGACCTAAAAGACATTCTTTGACCATCTTGAATGATATCAATGGTGTTATCAAACCTGGAAG GATGACATTGTTATTAGGACCTCCAGGATCTGGAAAATCTACTTTACTTTTGGCTCTTGCTGGAAAACTTGCAAGTAACCTCAAG aaaagtggTAATATAACATATAATGGCCATGAGCAAAAGCAGTTTTGTATTCAAAGGGCTTCAGCATACATTAGCCAAATTGATGATCACATAGGAGAACTAACAGTGAGAGAAACTTTTGATTTTGCAAATAGATGTCAAGGTTCAAATGATGCAG AGTTATTGAAAAATCTGGAAAGcttagaaaaggaaaaaaaggtgATGCCAAGTCCAGAAATTGATGCATTTATGAAG GCAGCATCTGTTGGTGGCAAAAAGCACAATGTAATGACAGATTATATTTTGAAAGTGCTTGGTCTTGATGTATGTTCTGATACTGTTGTTGGTAGTGATATGATAAGAGGGATATCTGGTGGCCAAAAGAAGAGAGTAACAACAG GAGAAATGATTGTTGGACCAAGAAAAGCTTTATTTATGGATGAAATATCAACTGGACTTGATAGCTCTACCACATTCCAGATAGTAAAATGCATAAGAAATTTTGTTCATGAAATGGAAGCTACTGTACTAATGGCTCTTCTTCAACCTGCGCCGGAGACTTTTGATCTCTTTGATGATCTAATACTTCTGTCAGATGGACATATAGTATATCAAGGCCCCATAGAACATGTGGTAGAATTTTTTGAATCATTAAGTTTCAAACTTCCACCACGCAAGGGTGTTGCAGATTTTCTTCAAGAG GTAACATCTAAAAAAGATCAAGCACAATACTGGGCTGATTCTTCAAAGCCGTATAAATTTATTCCAGTACCAGAGATTGCAGAAGCCTTCAAAAATTCCAAATTTGGGAAGTCGATGGAAGCCATGTATACTGCTCCCTATGATAAATCAAAAAGCCATCCTTCAGCTTTGCCGAAAAATCATTTTGCTGTGTCAAATTGGGATCTTTTTAAGTCTTGTTTGTCGCGAGAATGGACCTTGGTCTGTAGAAATAGTTTTCTTTACATATTTAGGACTTGTCAG GTTATACTTGTTGGCTTGATCGCATCCACAATGTACCTTCACGTAAAAACTTATCCTAAGAACGAACTTTCGGGGAATCTCTACATGTCTGCACTATTTTATGCATTGGTGCACATGCTGTTTAATGGGACTACTGAGTTGTCACTTTTGATATTTCGTCTTCCTGTCTTCTATAAACAAAGAGGCAATTTATTTTATCCGGCATGGGCATGGACACTGTCCACATGGATTCTTCAATTTCCTTATTCCATTGTTGAATCTGTTGCGTGGACTGGTGTCGTGTACTACATTATTGGATTTGCTCCTGCACCTGGGAG GTTCTTCCGCTACATGCTTTTATTGCTTATGGTGCACCAAATGGCATTAGGTCTCTTTCGGCTCACAGCTGCTATCGGACGCGATATGGTTGTTGCTAATACAGGTGGATCGGGTGTACTGATGATTTTATTCTTATTGGGAGGATTTATTATCCCACTAG ACATGATTAAGCCATGGTGGAAGTGGGGTTACTGGTTATCACCTCTTAATTATGGACAGAGAGCAATTTCAGTCAATGAATTTCTTGCAACAAGATGGTCAGAG CCTTCGGCTTTAGGGAACGACACAGTTGGTCGAAATATACTGAAGACATATAATTTACCAACTGAAGATTACTGGTATTGGTTTAGTATGGGAATGTTCGTACTTTACACATTGTTTTTCAACATCTTTACCACTTTGGCACTGACCTATTTGGACC cgataaaaaaaccaaaagcaaTTACTGAGGATGAAGTTGAAGACTCAGAAAAGAGTTCCGAATCTAATGCTAAAGAAAGCAAAAGCAAGGGAATGATTCTTCCTTTTGAACCATTGACAATGACATTCCACAATGTCAATTATTATGTTGATATGCCACAG gAGATAAAGAAACAAGGTGTAACAGAAAGTAGGTTGAAGCTTTTGTCAAAAGTGAGTGGTGTTTTTGCACCTGGTGTACTTACAGCATTAATGGGATCAAGTGGAGCTGGGAAAACCACTTTAATGGATGTGCTTGCAGGAAGGAAAACAGGAGGATATATCGAGGGAGATATTAAAATATCTGGTTATCCAAAAGTGCAAGCCACATTTGCCAGAATTGCGGGTTATGTTGAACAAAATGACATACACTCTCCTCAAATGACGGTTGAGGAGTCCTTGTGGTTTTCTGCATCATTAAGGCTTCAAAAGGAAGCGAGCAAAGAAAAAAAGCAA GAATTTGTCGAACAAGTAATGAAACTGGTTGAACTTGATAGTTTAAGACATGCTATGGTTGGAATGGCTGGCGTTTCTGGCTTATCGACAGAGCAGAGAAAGAGATTGACAATAGCAGTGGAACTTGTAGCAAACCCTTCTATAATCTTCATGGATGAACCTACCTCCGGACTTGATGCACGTGCCGCTGCCATTGTTATGAGAACTGTTCGCAATACTGTTGATACTGGAAGAACTGTGGTTTGTACCATACATCAGCCAAGTATTGATATATTTGAAGCATTTGATGAG TTACTTCTTATGAAACGTGGAGGACAAGTTATCTATGGGGGGAAGATTGGTAACCAATCAAATgtgatgataaaatattttcag agTATCAGTGGAATCTCCCCAATTCCCAGTGACTATAATCCAGCAACTTGGATGCTTGAGGTTACCACACTTGCTATTGAAGAAAAACTCGGTGTAGACTTTGCAAATGTTTACGAAAATTCTGACCAATTCAG AACGGTGGAAGCTTCgattagaaaatatgaagaacCATCTCCCGGCTCAGAACCGTTGAAGTTTGACACATTATATTCACAAAATACATGCTCACAACTTCACAAGTGTTTATGGAAGCAGAATATTTTATACTGGAGAAATCCATCATACAATGCAATAAGGATGTTGTTTACAATAATATGCGCTTTAGTTATGGGGTCAATATTTTGGAGGATTGGTGTTAAAAG GGAATCAACTCAACAAGTGATGGTAACTATGGGTGCAATTTTTTCTTCGTTATTGTTTGTTGGGGTGAAAAATGCAACTTCTGTACAACCAGTTGTTTCAGTTGAAAGGACGGTGTTTTATAGAGAGAAAGCAGCTGGAATGTACTCTCCAATTGCCTATGCAGCAGCACAG GGGCTGGTGGAAATCCCATACCAATTTGTTCAAACAATAATATATGGTGTAATTACATATTTCATGATGGGTTTTGAAAATAATGTTG GAAAGTTTTTGATATATCTAGTTTTCATGTTCCTCACATTTACCTATTTCACCTTTTACGGCATAATGGCAATTGGTGTTACACCAACCCAACACCTCGCAGCTGTAACTTCTTCTGCATTTTACTCTCTATGGAATCTTGTCGCAGGTTTTATGGTTCCAAAACCG TATATTCCTACATATTGGCTTTGGTTCCATTACCTCTGCCCACTTTCTTGGACGCTACGTGGTATTTTAACATCTCAATTTGGAGATGTAGAAGATATAATTGAGGGGCCAGGATTCAAGGGCAGTGTGAAACAGTATCTATCAGTTTCTCTAGGGTATGATGAGACAATTAATGGAGTTTCATCAGTGTTGATATCAGCAATTGTGCTTGTTTTCTTCACCATGCTCTTCTTTGGTTGCTTTGCTTTCTCAGTTAAAGTATTCAATTTCCAAAGGAGATGA